Proteins from a genomic interval of Lolium perenne isolate Kyuss_39 chromosome 1, Kyuss_2.0, whole genome shotgun sequence:
- the LOC127295778 gene encoding PRA1 family protein F3, translated as MSKYGTIPTSSSSPDGPPPGSSLDFISRAKARGASALATRRPWRELGDPGALAVPRGLGDAYLRARANLAHFSMNYAIVVLVVVFLSLIWHPFSLIVFLACMVAWIFLYFLRDVPLALFGRTIGDGVVLAVLSALTLILLLLTGATGNILTSLLIGLVLVLLHALLHRPAENIDEEAGRWYTPAPPPPPY; from the coding sequence ATGTCGAAGTACGGCACCATCCCCACCTCCTCATCCTCCCCCGACGGCCCGCCTCCAGGCTCCTCGCTCGACTTCATCTCCCGCGCCAAGGCCCGGGGCGCGTCGGCGCTGGCGACGCGCCGGCCCTGGCGCGAGCTCGGGGACCCCGGGGCCCTCGCCGTGCCCCGGGGGCTCGGGGACGCCTACCTCCGCGCGCGCGCCAACCTCGCGCACTTCTCCATGAACTACGCcatcgtcgtcctcgtcgtcgtcttcctctcccTCATCTGGCACCCCTTCTCCCTCATCGTCTTCCTCGCCTGCATGGTCGCCTGGATCTTCCTCTACTTCCTCCGCGACGTGCCGCTCGCCCTCTTCGGCCGCACCATCGGCGACGGCGTCGTGCTCGCCGTCCTCTCCGCGCTCACGCTCATCCTGCTCCTGCTCACCGGCGCCACCGGCAACATCCTCACCTCGCTGCTCATCGGCCTCGTCCTCGTCCTGCTGCACGCCCTGCTTCACCGCCCCGCGGAAAACATCGACGAGGAGGCCGGACGGTGGTACACGCccgcaccgccaccgccgccctacTAG